In Campylobacter concisus, the sequence AGGTTTGCTTCTTGATAAAACTAGATCGGCGTATTTTAACACATTTTGATTTTATTCAGCCGTTTTTAATAATCCCAATCATCATAATTTCATACATCCTAGTTTCCGAGGCAAACGACATTTTAGCAAACAAACAGCTTATATATTTTGGCATAGGTTTTGCATCATTTTGTGTAGCATTTTTACTGCCCATTAGGCGTATCGACTGGATCATTCCGATGTTTTACTGGGTCTGCATCGTGCTACTTTTAAGCGTTGATCTCTTTGGCGTTAGCAAACTAGGAGCTAGGCGCTGGCTAGAAATTCCCTTCGTTCACTTCACACTTCAGCCATCAGAGCTTATGAAGCCAGCCTTTTTGCTAATGCTAGCCTATCTCATTAAACAGCGTCCTCCAGAAGCTAATGGATACGGAGTAAAAGATTTTTTAAGACTTAGTTTTTATATACTTTTGCCATTTGTGCTCATCATGAAAGAGCCTGATCTTGGCACTGCGCTAATACTTTTAATAGTTGGCTACACCATCCTTTTTGTAATCGGCGTAAATAAAAAAATTTGGATAACCATCATCCTTGCGATAGGCTTTTTGGCGCCGGTTTTGTATGAAAATTTACATGACTATCAAAAAAAGAGGATTCACGATTTCATCGCTGAAGAACCAAGCTATCACGTCAAACAAAGTATCATCGCCATAGGTAGCGGCGGACTCAAAGGCAAGCCAAAGGACGAAGCAACGCAGACGCACTTTAAATTTTTGCCAATCGCCACTAGTGACTTTATCTTTGCCTACAATATCGAGCGTTTTGGCTTTTATGGTGGATTGTTTTTGCTTGGGCTTTATGGAGCACTTATAACGCATCTTTTAAGCTTAAATTACGGCCTAAAAAACGACTATTTTACACAAGTTACCACCACGGGGATTGCTGCACTTATTTTCGTTTATGTGGGTGTAAATGTCTCGATGACGATAGGTTTTGCACCAGTTGTGGGCGTACCACTGCCATTTTTTAGTTACGGCGGAAGCAGCTTTGTTACATTTATGGTGCTTTTTGGGATTTTGCAAAATTTGCTAACTTTTAGATTTGATAGAACTTATAGCTTTATAAAAATTCACTTCTAAAATTTTCTCCGCAAATATCAAGCATATAGTTTTTGCTCTATCCTTCTTTGTGCTTTTTGATGCAAGATTTTATAGCATTTATAAGATATTTTATATCCTCTTTTGTATGCGTATAGTGAATGCTAACACGTACCCAGCCAGGTTTTGCTTCAAAAATGGTATTATCTTTTAAATTAAGCAGATCATGTCCATACGGCCCAGCGCAATCACAGCCTGCACGCGTTTGTATACCAAAATCACTACTTAGGCTCGCAGCAAAATCATAAGGTGAAACGCCTTTTACATTAAATGCAAAAATAGGCAATCTGTCTAAATTTTCAGGACAATAATTTATCGCCTCATCTATCTTTTCTAGTTCTTTGCAAAACATCTCGCCTAGCTCACATTCAGCCTCTTTTATATTATTAAGTCCGATCTCATTTCTTAGTTTGTAGGCTAAATTTGCACGCATTAGCTGCATTATCGGTGGCGTGCCGCCCTCTTCTAAATTTTCAACTTCATTAGTAAAAATATGCGATGTCCTGCTTACGTACTTGACTGTGCCTCCTGCTGCAAATGTAGGCAAATTTTTACAAAGCTCTTTTTTGATAGCCAAAAGCCCACAACTCCCAACTCCGCCAAGTAGCTTGTGAGGCGAGAGAAACAGTGCGTCAAAATATCTGCAATCAACATTTTCATAAGCACTAAGAGTAGCCACGTCAAGTGCTAAAATGCCATCATATTTTTTAATCAGCGAGTAAATTTTTTTATAATTAGTTTTAACGCCAGTGACGTTTGAGGCGGCACTAAAGCTAGCTATTATCTTTCTTTTTGCATTTTGCTTTAATGTATTCTCAAGCATCGCATAGTCTATCTCATTATTTTCATCAAGCTCTATGCGTTTTATATCACAAAGCCCTTCTCTTAAGCTAACTTCAACGGAGTGATGCTCATAAGGGCCAATGATCGCTAGTGGCAAGTTTAAATTCCTTAAATTTGCTTCGCCTATCAAAGCTCTTGTAGCTGGTGAGATATAAATTCCCATTATCTCCTGAAATTTCTTTATCGCAGCCGTTGCTCCTTGACCAGTCGCAATAAGATAAAAACTATCATCAAGGCCTAATAAGCTTTTTAGCTCAGCTCTTGCGTTTTCATAGTATTTTTGCGTTAGCACAGCGCTTGAACTACTATCTGAGTGAGTGTTTGCGTAGGTTTTTAAAAATTTTAAAATTTCATCTTCGATGGGCTTGTAAGCAAGACCTGAAGCTGTGTAGTCAAAATAGTAAAGGCCCTCTTTTAAAATGATATTTTTTCTTACTTCATCGATATTTAGCAATGTTTTCCTTTTTTTAAAGCAGGGATTATAATGAAATTTTCATAAAAAAAACTTGCAAAGTAAGCATCTTTTAAAGCAATAAATTTCTTTGTAAATTTTCTATATTTTTCTTTATCGTGCCATCTTTATAGATAGCGGATATTAAGGCGACCATGTCTGGTTTTACTCTAGCGACACTTGCAATGTTGCTAGCATTTATGCCCCCTATGACACATACATTCATTCCCATTTCTTTTGCTTGTGATATGGTTTGAGCCTTGCAAAGTAGCGCATTTGGTTTTGTTGGGCTTTTAAACATCGCTCCAAAAGCCACATAGCTAGCACCATTTTGTTTTGCCCTAAGGGCAAGCTCTAAGCTATCATAGCAGCTAACTCCCACGTAAGCATCATCTCCTAAAATTTCAAATGCTTCTTTTATACTCGCATCATCTTTTCCCAAATGCACGGACTTTGCCCCTATATGAGCAGCGAATAAAATATCATCATTTACGATAAATCTTGCTCCAAATTTTTCGCATAGATTGAAAATTTCACTAGCCAGCCTCTTGTCTTTGGGTATTTTTTTAGAGCGAAATTGAAAAAATTTCACCCCACACTCTAAAATTTCTTTAGTGTATTGCAAGGCTAAATTTTCAGGCATCAACACATCGTCGCTAATCGCATAAATTTCAATCACTTATGCCAACTTTATGATTTAGTAGACGTTTGCCAAATTTTGTCGTAATTGCATTTTTAATAGCATTTAAAATGTATTTTTTGGCTAGTTTTA encodes:
- the thiE gene encoding thiamine phosphate synthase, translated to MIEIYAISDDVLMPENLALQYTKEILECGVKFFQFRSKKIPKDKRLASEIFNLCEKFGARFIVNDDILFAAHIGAKSVHLGKDDASIKEAFEILGDDAYVGVSCYDSLELALRAKQNGASYVAFGAMFKSPTKPNALLCKAQTISQAKEMGMNVCVIGGINASNIASVARVKPDMVALISAIYKDGTIKKNIENLQRNLLL
- a CDS encoding FtsW/RodA/SpoVE family cell cycle protein; this translates as MIKLDRRILTHFDFIQPFLIIPIIIISYILVSEANDILANKQLIYFGIGFASFCVAFLLPIRRIDWIIPMFYWVCIVLLLSVDLFGVSKLGARRWLEIPFVHFTLQPSELMKPAFLLMLAYLIKQRPPEANGYGVKDFLRLSFYILLPFVLIMKEPDLGTALILLIVGYTILFVIGVNKKIWITIILAIGFLAPVLYENLHDYQKKRIHDFIAEEPSYHVKQSIIAIGSGGLKGKPKDEATQTHFKFLPIATSDFIFAYNIERFGFYGGLFLLGLYGALITHLLSLNYGLKNDYFTQVTTTGIAALIFVYVGVNVSMTIGFAPVVGVPLPFFSYGGSSFVTFMVLFGILQNLLTFRFDRTYSFIKIHF
- a CDS encoding aminotransferase class V-fold PLP-dependent enzyme yields the protein MLNIDEVRKNIILKEGLYYFDYTASGLAYKPIEDEILKFLKTYANTHSDSSSSAVLTQKYYENARAELKSLLGLDDSFYLIATGQGATAAIKKFQEIMGIYISPATRALIGEANLRNLNLPLAIIGPYEHHSVEVSLREGLCDIKRIELDENNEIDYAMLENTLKQNAKRKIIASFSAASNVTGVKTNYKKIYSLIKKYDGILALDVATLSAYENVDCRYFDALFLSPHKLLGGVGSCGLLAIKKELCKNLPTFAAGGTVKYVSRTSHIFTNEVENLEEGGTPPIMQLMRANLAYKLRNEIGLNNIKEAECELGEMFCKELEKIDEAINYCPENLDRLPIFAFNVKGVSPYDFAASLSSDFGIQTRAGCDCAGPYGHDLLNLKDNTIFEAKPGWVRVSIHYTHTKEDIKYLINAIKSCIKKHKEG